A part of Indicator indicator isolate 239-I01 chromosome 15, UM_Iind_1.1, whole genome shotgun sequence genomic DNA contains:
- the SEC13 gene encoding protein SEC13 homolog, whose amino-acid sequence MVSVINTVDTSHEDMIHDAQMDYYGTRLATCSSDRSLKIFDVRNGGQILIADLRGHEGPVWQVAWAHPMYGNILASCSYDRKVIIWKEENGTWEKTYEYTGHDSSVNSVCWAPHDYGLILACGSSDGAISLLSYTGDGQWEVKKISNAHTIGCNAVSWAPAVVPGSLIEQPSGQKPNYIKRFASGGCDNLIKIWKEEDGQWKEEQKLEAHSDWVRDVAWAPSIGLPTSTIASCSQDGRVFIWSCDDASGNSWSPKLLHKFNDVVWHVSWSITANILAVSGGDNKVTLWKESVDGLWACISDVNKGQGGVSATAEGQQNEQ is encoded by the exons ATG GTCTCGGTAATTAACACCGTGGACACCTCTCACGAGGACATGATA CATGATGCCCAGATGGATTACTATGGCACCAGGCTGGCCACCTGCTCCTCTGACAGGTCCCTCAAGATCTTCGACGTGCGCAACGGTGGCCAGATCCTCATCGCTGACCTGAGAGG GCACGAAGGTCCTGTGTGGCAGGTGGCCTGGGCTCATCCCATGTACGGCAACATCCTGGCCTCCTGCTCCTACGACAGGAAGGTCATCATCTGGAAGGAGGAAAACGGCACCTGGGAGAAGACCTATGAGTACACAGGGCATGACTCCTCAG tgaactcTGTCTGCTGGGCACCACACGACTATGGACTGATCCTGGCCTGCGGCAGCTCCGACGGAGCCATTTCCTTGCTGAGCTACACAGGAGATGGGCAGTGGGAAGTCAAAAAGATCAGCAACGCTCACACT ATTGGATGCAATGCAGTCAGCTGGGCTCCTGCTGTGGTCCCAGGAAGCCTCATAGAGCAACCATCTGGTCAGAAACCAAACTACATCAAGAGGTTTGCATCTGGGGGCTGTGACAACCTCATCAAGATCTGGAA GGAAGAAGATGGGCAATGGAAGGAGGAGCAGAAGCTGGAGGCTCACAGTGACTGGGTTCGGGATGTGGCCTGGGCTCCATCCATAGGGCTGCCCACAAGCACCATTGCCAGCTGCTCACAG GATGGCAGAGTGTTCATCTGGAGCTGTGACGATGCCTCTGGCAACTCCTGGTCCCCAAAGCTGCTGCACAAGTTCAACGATGTGGTCTGGCACGTGAGCTGGTCCATCACTGCCAACATCCTTGCAGTGTCTGGAGGAGACAACAAA GTCACGCTGTGGAAGGAGTCGGTGGATGGACTGTGGGCCTGCATCAGCGACGTCAACAAAGGGCAGGGTGGGGTCTCAGCCAccgcagaggggcagcagaacgaGCAGTGA
- the THUMPD3 gene encoding tRNA (guanine(6)-N2)-methyltransferase THUMP3 encodes MAETEVAGAAGGDQGPAPCEEGAELAAVIGATVPTGFELTAAEEVQEKLGSASRISRDRGKIYFEVPAGSLPQVRRLRSVDNLFVVVQEFKDYQFKASKEDALKDLEDLVKKLPWANPLKVWELNNSLKKKKSKRKKLSVQRAASREKLQDGGEEEGSEPKGMSREEDSAQNSASVEPPHDQDTGEPQAVEAQNGEEEQEEDPEQSDPKDELQEGSGSEAKAGEGQPSQAGTKVLKFRVTCNRAGDKHSFTSNEAARDFGGAVQEHFQWKADMTDFDVEVLLNIHNSEVVVGIALTEESLHRRNITHFGPTTLRSTLAYGMLRLCDPQPTDIIVDPMCGTGAIPIEGATEWPSCYHIAGDNNPQAVKRAANNICSLLKKQESKESSTAPGIALDIIQWDICNLPLRTGCVDIIVSDMPFGKRIGSKKKNWDLYPACLLEMGRICTPGTGRAVLLTQDKKCFAKALSRLGHIWRKGQTVWVNVGGLHAAVYLLRRTWERAEERRSFW; translated from the exons ATGGCGGAAACGGAGGTGGCCGGCGCCGCCGGCGGCGATCAGGGGCCGGCCCCGTGTGAGGAGGGTGCGGAGCTAGCCGCCGTTATCGGCGCCACCGTCCCCACTGGGTTCGAGCTGACGGCGGCCGAAGAGGTGCAGGAGAAGCTGGGCTCAGCCTCCAGGATCAGCAGGGACCGGGGCAAGATCTACTTCGAGGTCCCGGCCGGGAGCCTGCCGCAG GTGCGTCGCCTGAGGTCAGTGGAtaatttatttgttgttgttcaggAGTTCAAAGACTATCAATTTAAAGCAAGCAAG GAGGATGCCCTAAAGGATTTGGAAGATTTGGTTAAAAAACTGCCTTGGGCCAATCCCTTGAAGGTTTGGGAGCTGAACAAcagcttgaaaaagaaaaagagcaagcGCAAAAAGCTGAGTGTGCAGcgtgctgccagcagagagaagctgcaggatgggggggaggaggaaggctcAGAGCCAAAAGGTATGAGCAGAGAGGAGGACTCTGCCCAGAACTCTGCCAGTGTGGAACCCCCCCATGACCAGGACACAGGGGAGCCACAAGCAGTGGAGGCCCAGAatggggaagaggagcaggaggaggatccTGAGCAGTCAGACCCCAAGGatgagctgcaggagggctctggGAGTGAGgccaaggctggtgaggggcagcCAAGCCAGGCaggcacaaaggtgctgaaaTTCCGAGTGACCTgcaacagggctggggacaagCACAGCTTCACCTCCAACGAGGCTGCCAGGGACTTCGGGGGAGCTGTGCAGGAGCACTTCCAGTGGAAGGCTGACATGACTGACTTTGACGTAGAG GTTCTTCTGAACATCCACAACAGTGAAGTAGTTGTGGGTATTGCACTGACTGAGGAGAGCCTGCACAGAAGGAACATCACCCACTTTGGCCCTACCACCCTCCGCTCCACACTGGCCTACGGCATGCTGAG GCTCTGTGATCCACAGCCAACAGACATCATCGTGGATCCCATGTGTGGCACTGGTGCAATCCCCATAGAG GGAGCCACAGAGTGGCCAAGCTGCTACCATATTGCTGGAGACAACAACCCACAGGCTGTGAAGAGAGCAGCAAACAACATCTGCTCTTTGCTAAAGAAACAGGAGAGTAAGGAAag cagcactgctccaggcatAGCTTTGGACATCATCCAGTGGGACATCTGCAACCTGCCCCTGCGGACTGGCTGTGTGGACATCATCGTCTCGGACATGCCCTTCGGAAAGAG GATAGGGTCAAAGAAGAAGAACTGGGATCTGtacccagcctgcctgctggagaTGGGCCGGATCTGCACACCAGGgactggcagggctgtgctcctgaCCCAGGACAAGAAGTGCTTTGCCAAG gccTTGTCGCGGCTGGGCCACATCTGGCGCAAGGGGCAGACGGTGTGGGTGAATGTCGGGGGGCTGCACGCCGCTGTCTATCTGCTGAGGCGCACCTGGGAGCGTGCCGAGGAGAGGAGATCCTTCTGGTGA
- the IRAK2 gene encoding interleukin-1 receptor-associated kinase-like 2 has translation MAAAGTKDSLERDCEAMTMQQAPAALKRGCPPALYIHSMPAWVLEDFCQKMDCLSDYDWMRFASYVITDQTELRKIKCMEKTGISVTRELMWWWGVRLATVQQLLDLLQGLQLYRAAKVILDWTSASNSSSSEKEELVQPHKQEHISLPPPEIKKRERENEFSLLPSAGSSHLGAAAAAVSGAVAEGVFSSLPGPPPPPRDLLNSLQSNPPVSSSVKPCSSSSPQQETMADLPSGSLLWTQQEVTSATNSFSDKSRIGEGTFADVYKGQRNKVVYAIKRLKEAKCTSPSATQRFFHTEVQICFRCCHVNILQLLGFSIETGLHCLIYPYLPNGSLHSKLHSQDSCVALPWEVRVSIAAGLLQAVQYLHSSGILHGNIKSSNVLLDENLTPKLGHSGLRLLSADKKSEYAMMKTKVLQASLTYLPEDLVRHGQLAARVDVFSCAVVLAEILTGMKALDEGRQPAYLKDLIADEMQLARESSCSKGIPVEKLAAKEICCKYLDMRAGPLLEETAVDFASAICLCLRKKNPSIAEALGMVGTAESRLREHCLWGGSTSGLSINTPEETDDETSSVSREVPSPGGSESSRQPLVLSSAPLCPPLLAAVCPDTCCEPVSRVPCESDESSSFTWGPSDTSAEELPSNSCDTSAQAAASALGQHRAAAGLQQRSAACSSQEPTVLCSLPPHSAELQPPCAQALPRETSWKIKINDQKRKLMENILLYEEDKLNSSELFDS, from the exons ATGGCCGCAGCGGGGACCAAGGACTCTCTGGAGAGGGACTGCGAGGCCATGACCATGCAGCAGGCCCCCGCGGCCCTGAAACGGGGCTGCCCCCCGGCCCTCTACATTCACAGCATGCCCGCCTGGGTGCTGGAGGACTTCTGCCAGAAGATGGACTGCCTGAGCGACTACGACTGGATGCGCTTCG cctcctaTGTGATAACTGACCAGACGGAGCTGCGCAAGATCAAGTGCATGGAGAAGACAGGGATCAGTGTCACCAGagagctgatgtggtggtggggagTGAGGCTGGCCAcggtgcagcagctgctggacctgctgcaggggctgcagctctACCGAGCGGCAAAGGTCATTCTGGACT GGACATCAGCCTCCAACAGTAGCAGCTCTGAAAAGGAGGAGCTGGTGCAGCCCCACAAACAGGAACACATATCTTTACCCCCCCCAGAAatcaaaaagagagagagagaaaatgagttCAGTCTGTTGCCTTCAGCAGGCTCTTCCcatctgggagcagcagcagcagctg tTTCAGGTGCTGTTGCTGAAGGAGTCTTCTCTTCACTCCCtggtccaccacctcccccaaGAGACCTTTTGAATTCCTTGCAATCAAACCCTCCTGTCTCATCCAGTGTGAAG CcttgcagctcctccagccctcagcaggAGACCATGGCTGACCTGCCCAGCGGGAGCCTGCTCTGGACACAGCAGGAAGTTACAAGTGCCACCAACAGCTTCAGTGACAAGAGCAGAATTGGGGAGGGGACTTTTGCAGATGTCTACAAGGGTCAGAGGAACAAGGTGGTGTATGCCATCAAACGACTCAAAGAGGCAA AATGCACTAGCCCAAGTGCCACCCAAAGGTTCTTTCACACAGAAGTGCAGATCTGCTTTCG GTGTTGTCATGTCAAcattctgcagctgctgggtttcTCCATAGAAACTGGACTGCACTGCCTGATCTATCCTTACCTGCCCAATGGATCCCTGCACAGCAAGCTCCACTCTCAA GACAGCTGCGTGgcgctgccctgggaggtgagAGTCAGCATTGCAGCagggcttctccaggctgtgcagTACCTCCACAGCTCAGGAATCCTGCATGGCAACATCAAGAG CTCAAATGTCTTGCTGGATGAAAACCTGACTCCAAAGCTTGGCCACTCAGGCCTGAGGTTGCTTTCTGCTGATAAAAAGTCAGAATATGCCATGATGAAAACCAAAGTGCTGCAGGCTTCTCTAACCTATCTGCCAGAGGACCTGGTCAGGCAtgggcagctggcagccagggtggatgtgttcagctgtgctgtg GTCTTGGCAGAGATCCTGACAGGGATGAAGGCCCTGGATGAAGGGAGGCAGCCTGCTTACCTG AAGGACCTAATTGCTGATGAAATGCAGCTGGCAAGAGAAAGCTCCTGCTCTAAAGGAATACCTGTTGAGAAGCTGGCTGCCAAAGAAATCTGCTGTAAATACCTGGACATGAGAGCAGGACCCTTGCTGGAAGAGACTGCTGTGGACTTTGCCTCAGCCATCTGCCTCTGCCTGAGAAAGAAGAATCCCAGCATAGCAGAG GCCCTTGGCATGGTGGGCACAGCCGAGAGCAGGCTCAGAGAGCACTGCCTCTGGGGGGGCAGCACCTCTGGGCTCTCCATCAACACCCCAGAAGAAACTGATGACGAGACAAGCAGCGTGAGCAGGGAGGTGCCCTCTCCGGggggcagtgagagcagcaggcagcccctggtgctgagcagtgcccccctgtgcccacctctgctggcagctgtgtgccCTGACACCTGCTGCGAGCCGGTGTCCAGGGTGCCCTGCGAGTCAGACGAGTCCAGCAGCTTCACCTGGGGCCCTTCAGACACATCTGCAGAGGAGCTACCCAGCAACAGCTGTGacacctcagcacaggcagcagcctctgccctcgGGCAGCACAGAGccgcagctgggctgcagcagaggagtgcagcctgcagcagccaggagcccacagtgctctgcagccttcctccccACAGcgcagagctgcagcctccctgtgcgCAAG cattACCCAGAGAGACATCTTGGAAAATAAAGATTAATGACCAAAAGAGGAAGCTCATGGAAAACATTTTGCTGTATGAAGAAGACAAATTGAACAGTTCTGAACTGTTTGACTCCTAA
- the VHL gene encoding von Hippel-Lindau disease tumor suppressor yields the protein MAPAEPGPRLRSPSSGELSEIIFNNRSPRSVLPLWVDFEGKLRSYPVLRPRTGRLMHSYRGHLWLFRDARTNDGLLVNRQELLVVAPNVRTADITLPVFTLKQRCLQVVRSLVKPMDYRKLDIVWSLYEELEDHPDVGKDLQRLSLERSKMLKNGAVEQGQ from the exons ATGGCGCCGGCAGAGCCCGGGCCCAGGCTGCGCTCCCCTAGCAGCGGGGAGCTCTCCGAGATCATCTTCAACAACCGCAGCCCGCGCTCCGTCCTCCCGCTCTGGGTGGATTTTGAGGGCAAGCTGCGTTCCTATCCCGTCTTGCGGCCGCGCACCGGCAGGCTCATGCACAGCTACCGGG GTCACCTCTGGCTGTTCCGGGACGCGCGGACAAACGATGGACTCCTCGTCAACCGGCAGGAGCTGTTGGTGGTGGCTCCAAACGTGCGCACAGCAGACATCACCCTGCCAG TGTTCACCCTGAAGCAGAGATGCCTCCAAGTGGTTCGCAGCCTGGTCAAGCCCATGGACTACAGGAAGCTGGACATTGTTTGGTCGCTGTatgaggagctggaggatcaTCCTGACGTTGGGAAGGATCTTCAGAGGCTTTCCCTGGAGAGAAGCAAGATGCTGAAGAACGGAGCTGTGGAGCAGGGTCAGTGA